A portion of the Micromonospora tarapacensis genome contains these proteins:
- a CDS encoding carbonic anhydrase — protein MSVSRDVPGRPAPGGRAPGGTPRVALAELLAGNRRFVSGQPVHGHDVTAAAASASGDQQPYAVLLGCIDSRVPLEAIFDQTFGSICVIRTGGHVLDRAVLGSIEYVVEVLGVPLVMVLGHERCGAVEATVESLRTGRRPAGALAHLVDRIAPAVTEVGVNDPEVQPLAVRRHVARTVAALRADPLLATPVDTGRIAVTGALYDLSTGQVTLLDPR, from the coding sequence ATGTCAGTGTCACGGGACGTGCCCGGCCGCCCGGCGCCGGGCGGCCGGGCACCCGGAGGGACACCCCGGGTGGCCCTCGCCGAACTGCTCGCGGGCAACCGGCGCTTCGTCAGCGGCCAGCCGGTGCACGGGCACGACGTGACCGCGGCCGCCGCCAGCGCCTCCGGCGACCAGCAGCCGTACGCCGTCCTGCTGGGCTGCATCGACTCGCGGGTGCCGCTGGAGGCGATCTTCGACCAGACCTTCGGGTCGATCTGCGTGATCCGAACCGGCGGCCACGTGCTGGACCGGGCGGTCCTCGGCTCGATCGAGTACGTGGTCGAGGTGCTGGGCGTACCGCTGGTGATGGTGCTGGGGCACGAGCGCTGCGGCGCGGTCGAGGCGACGGTCGAGTCGCTGCGCACCGGCCGGCGACCGGCTGGCGCGCTGGCCCACCTGGTCGACCGGATCGCACCCGCGGTGACCGAGGTGGGCGTCAACGACCCGGAGGTGCAACCGCTGGCCGTCCGCCGGCACGTCGCCCGCACGGTGGCCGCGCTACGCGCCGACCCCCTCCTGGCGACCCCCGTGGACACCGGCCGGATCGCCGTCACCGGCGCCCTCTACGACCTCTCCACCGGCCAGGTCACCCTCCTCGACCCCCGCTGA
- a CDS encoding DUF3145 domain-containing protein, with product MPTRGVVYVHSTPLAVCSHVEWAIARVLAAPVNLQWTAQPVDPGARRAECGWSGRPGTGAELAAALRQWPMIRFEVTEEPSPGADGERFMHVPGRGLFRATVGAAGDIQLGEDRLRSIMAGARAPEALAHALDKALGTAWDAELEPYRYAGDGAPVTLLTRVG from the coding sequence GTGCCAACGCGTGGCGTCGTATATGTCCACTCGACCCCGCTCGCCGTGTGCTCACACGTCGAGTGGGCGATCGCGCGCGTCCTCGCCGCGCCGGTCAACCTGCAGTGGACGGCCCAGCCCGTCGATCCCGGTGCCCGCCGGGCCGAGTGCGGGTGGTCCGGTCGCCCCGGAACGGGCGCCGAGCTGGCCGCTGCCCTCCGGCAGTGGCCTATGATCCGTTTCGAGGTCACCGAGGAGCCCAGTCCGGGCGCCGACGGCGAACGCTTCATGCACGTCCCGGGCCGGGGGTTGTTCCGGGCGACCGTCGGCGCCGCCGGGGACATCCAGCTCGGCGAGGACCGGTTGCGCAGCATCATGGCCGGTGCGCGGGCGCCCGAGGCCCTGGCGCACGCCCTGGACAAGGCGCTCGGCACCGCCTGGGACGCCGAACTGGAGCCGTACCGCTACGCCGGTGACGGCGCGCCGGTGACCCTGCTCACCAGGGTCGGTTGA
- a CDS encoding glycoside hydrolase family 3 protein → MVGVSTTPRRVAAALAVTALLAAGCSDPGQRPGSGPTPAPAPEVPPPSSAPPEDPATRAAALVAELADEDLVGQVLMPYAYGDQATTVSAGSAAGNQALGGVDTPAEMIEKYRLGGLILVGFSADDPTRGNQVTTNVDNPKQVRKLTTGLREAAARLPTATAPFLIGTDQEHGVVTRIIDGVTMLPSALGAGAAGDPALTEAAWHAAGTELAAMGINLDFAPVADVLVTRSTVIGSRSFGADPQRAADQVGGAVRGLQTAGVAATLKHFPGHGHSAADSHRDLPVLDQSRGRLAAEAWPPFTAGIEAGALAVMSAHLDVRSVDPGVPATFSDKLLTDVLRGELGFQGVVITDGMNMPPARRWGPGEAAVRALKAGNDLILMPPHVGQAHDGLLTALRDGSLPRARLVEAATRVLTMKFSLADRGTPELSTLGVPAHRAAAQALAAGAVTVLRGRCDASGVGGPVTVTSSGGRAHTRAALTEALTSAGMTVVPSGGTLVHLVGYGDGADDLRADAAVTVAMDTPYLLARASSPTLLATYSSSRASMAALADVLAGKARPSGRSPVKVSGLPATTCSG, encoded by the coding sequence ATGGTCGGCGTGTCGACCACCCCTCGGCGCGTCGCCGCCGCGCTCGCCGTGACCGCACTGCTCGCCGCCGGCTGCTCCGACCCCGGGCAGCGGCCCGGATCAGGTCCGACGCCGGCACCGGCCCCGGAGGTGCCGCCGCCGTCGAGCGCCCCGCCGGAGGACCCGGCGACCCGGGCCGCCGCCCTGGTCGCCGAACTCGCCGACGAGGACCTGGTCGGTCAGGTGCTGATGCCGTACGCGTACGGCGACCAGGCGACGACGGTCTCGGCCGGCTCGGCGGCCGGCAACCAGGCCCTCGGCGGGGTGGACACGCCGGCCGAAATGATCGAGAAGTACCGGCTCGGCGGGCTGATCCTGGTGGGCTTCAGCGCGGACGACCCCACCCGGGGCAACCAGGTGACCACCAACGTCGACAACCCGAAGCAGGTCCGGAAGCTGACCACCGGGCTGCGCGAGGCCGCCGCGAGGCTGCCCACCGCGACGGCGCCCTTCCTGATCGGCACCGACCAGGAGCACGGCGTGGTCACCCGGATCATCGACGGGGTGACCATGCTGCCCAGCGCGCTCGGCGCCGGAGCCGCCGGTGACCCGGCGTTGACCGAGGCCGCCTGGCATGCCGCCGGCACCGAACTGGCCGCCATGGGCATCAACCTCGACTTCGCGCCCGTCGCCGACGTGCTGGTCACCCGCAGCACCGTGATCGGATCCCGGTCGTTCGGCGCGGATCCGCAACGCGCGGCGGACCAGGTCGGCGGCGCGGTCCGCGGGCTGCAGACCGCCGGGGTGGCGGCCACGCTCAAGCACTTCCCGGGGCACGGCCACAGCGCCGCCGACTCGCACCGGGACCTGCCCGTCCTCGACCAGTCCCGGGGCAGGCTGGCCGCCGAGGCGTGGCCACCGTTCACCGCCGGCATCGAGGCCGGTGCGCTGGCCGTGATGTCCGCCCACCTCGACGTACGCTCGGTCGACCCGGGTGTGCCGGCCACCTTCTCGGACAAGCTGCTCACCGACGTGCTGCGCGGCGAACTCGGCTTCCAGGGTGTGGTGATCACCGACGGGATGAACATGCCGCCGGCCCGCCGCTGGGGACCCGGCGAGGCGGCGGTCCGCGCCCTCAAGGCCGGCAACGACCTGATCCTCATGCCCCCGCACGTCGGTCAGGCCCACGACGGGCTGTTGACGGCGCTGCGGGACGGTTCGTTGCCCCGGGCCAGGCTGGTGGAGGCGGCCACCCGCGTGCTGACCATGAAGTTCAGCCTGGCCGACCGGGGCACGCCGGAGTTGTCCACGTTGGGCGTCCCGGCCCACCGCGCGGCGGCGCAGGCGCTGGCCGCAGGCGCGGTCACGGTGCTGCGCGGCCGGTGCGACGCCAGCGGGGTCGGTGGCCCGGTCACGGTCACCTCCTCGGGCGGTCGGGCACACACCCGGGCGGCGTTGACCGAGGCGTTGACCTCGGCCGGGATGACGGTGGTGCCCAGCGGTGGCACGCTGGTCCACCTGGTCGGGTACGGCGACGGCGCTGACGACCTACGGGCCGACGCCGCCGTCACGGTCGCCATGGACACCCCGTACCTGCTGGCCCGGGCGTCCTCACCGACCCTGCTGGCCACCTACTCGTCGAGCCGGGCCTCGATGGCCGCCCTCGCCGACGTGCTCGCCGGTAAGGCCCGCCCGTCCGGACGCTCCCCGGTCAAGGTGAGCGGGCTGCCGGCCACCACCTGCTCGGGCTGA
- the fabF gene encoding beta-ketoacyl-ACP synthase II has translation MSRIDVVVTGLGATTPLGGDVASTWDAMLAGRSGVSPLTQEWAGQLPVRIAAQLAVDPSTVLDRVKLRRLDRSEAIALIAAHQAWADAGLADAGLDPERLGVSIGSGIGGAVTLLAQDDILEASGPRRVSPHTVPMLMPNGPAAWVGLELRAQAGVHSVASACATGAEAIALGLDMIRAGRADVVVAGGTEAVIHPLPIAGFASMRAMSTRNDEPERASRPWDKGRDGFVLGEGSGIVVLERAEHAAARGARVYARLAGAGITSDGFDIVQPHPEGAGAIRAIAKAIADAGVARTDITHVNAHATSTPVGDIAEITALRTALGDHAVLTATKSMSGHLLGAAGALESIACILAIRDSVVPPTINLDDPDDGLTLDVVVNKSRHLDVPAALNNSFGFGGHNVALVFTRA, from the coding sequence ATGAGTCGCATCGACGTCGTCGTCACCGGGCTCGGCGCGACCACCCCGCTGGGCGGGGACGTCGCGTCGACCTGGGACGCCATGCTCGCCGGCCGCTCCGGGGTGAGTCCGCTCACCCAGGAGTGGGCCGGGCAACTGCCCGTCCGGATCGCCGCCCAACTGGCGGTCGATCCCTCGACCGTGCTGGACCGGGTGAAGCTGCGCCGGCTGGACCGCTCGGAGGCGATCGCGTTGATCGCCGCCCACCAGGCCTGGGCGGACGCCGGCCTGGCCGACGCCGGGCTCGACCCGGAACGGCTGGGAGTCAGCATCGGCTCCGGCATCGGTGGCGCGGTCACCCTGCTCGCCCAGGACGACATCCTGGAGGCCTCCGGCCCCCGCCGGGTGTCCCCGCACACCGTGCCCATGTTGATGCCCAACGGCCCGGCCGCCTGGGTGGGCCTGGAGCTCCGCGCGCAGGCGGGCGTGCACTCGGTGGCCAGCGCCTGCGCCACCGGCGCCGAGGCGATCGCGCTGGGCCTGGACATGATCCGGGCCGGCCGCGCCGACGTGGTGGTGGCCGGCGGCACCGAGGCGGTGATCCACCCGCTGCCGATCGCCGGCTTCGCCTCGATGCGGGCCATGTCCACCCGCAACGACGAGCCGGAGCGGGCCTCCCGGCCGTGGGACAAGGGCCGGGACGGCTTCGTCCTCGGCGAGGGTTCCGGCATCGTGGTGCTGGAACGGGCCGAGCACGCCGCCGCCCGGGGCGCCCGGGTGTACGCGCGGCTGGCCGGCGCGGGCATCACCTCCGACGGCTTCGACATCGTCCAGCCGCACCCGGAGGGCGCCGGCGCGATCCGGGCCATCGCGAAGGCCATCGCCGACGCGGGCGTGGCGAGGACCGACATCACCCACGTCAACGCCCACGCCACCTCGACGCCGGTGGGCGACATCGCGGAGATCACGGCGCTGCGTACCGCGCTGGGCGACCACGCGGTGCTCACCGCCACCAAGTCCATGTCCGGTCATCTGCTCGGTGCCGCCGGCGCCCTCGAGTCGATCGCCTGCATCCTGGCCATCCGCGACAGCGTGGTCCCGCCGACGATCAATCTGGACGACCCGGACGACGGCCTCACCCTGGACGTGGTCGTCAACAAGTCCCGGCACCTGGACGTGCCCGCCGCGCTGAACAACTCGTTCGGTTTCGGCGGCCACAACGTGGCTCTCGTCTTCACCCGGGCCTGA
- a CDS encoding acyl carrier protein: MTRDEITAGLAEILEEVAGVNPDDVAEGKSFTDDLDVDSLSMVEVVVAAEEKFGVKIPDNEVQNLKTVGDAVSYIEAQS, encoded by the coding sequence ATGACCCGTGACGAGATCACCGCCGGCCTCGCCGAGATCCTCGAAGAGGTTGCCGGGGTGAACCCGGACGACGTGGCCGAGGGGAAGTCCTTCACCGACGACCTGGACGTCGACTCGCTCTCCATGGTGGAGGTCGTGGTGGCGGCCGAGGAGAAGTTCGGCGTCAAGATCCCCGACAACGAGGTGCAGAACCTCAAGACCGTCGGGGACGCCGTCAGCTACATCGAGGCGCAGTCCTGA
- a CDS encoding beta-ketoacyl-ACP synthase III: MTGSRILSLGHYQPSRVVTNDDIAQLVETSDEWIRDRVGVVTRRIAGDETVADMAAAAADKALANSGLTAADIDLVVVATCTSIDRSPNVACRVAATLGINAPGAFDVNTACSGFAYALGTVDHAIRAGASRNAIVIGAEKLSDFTDWTDRSTCIIFGDGAGAAVVTAAAEGEPAGVGPVVWGSVPERGDAVRIEGWRPYVAQEGQTVFRWATTALAPLAVQACERAGVDPSELAAFVPHQANSRIIDGIAKRLNIPQAIIAKDIVESGNTSAASIPLALSKLVERREVTSGAPVLLFGFGGGLTYAGQVVRCP, translated from the coding sequence GTGACGGGCAGCCGCATCCTGTCCCTGGGGCACTACCAGCCGTCCCGGGTGGTGACCAACGACGACATCGCCCAACTGGTGGAGACCAGCGACGAGTGGATCCGCGACCGGGTCGGCGTCGTGACCCGGCGGATCGCCGGTGACGAGACGGTCGCCGACATGGCCGCCGCCGCCGCCGACAAGGCGCTGGCCAACTCCGGCCTGACCGCCGCCGACATCGACCTGGTCGTGGTGGCCACCTGCACCTCGATCGACCGCAGTCCGAACGTGGCCTGCCGGGTCGCCGCCACGTTGGGCATCAACGCGCCCGGGGCGTTCGACGTCAACACCGCCTGCTCCGGTTTCGCGTACGCGCTGGGCACCGTCGACCACGCGATCCGGGCCGGTGCCTCGCGCAACGCCATCGTGATCGGCGCGGAGAAGCTCTCCGACTTCACCGACTGGACCGACCGTTCCACCTGCATCATCTTCGGCGACGGCGCCGGAGCGGCCGTGGTCACCGCCGCCGCCGAGGGCGAGCCGGCCGGCGTCGGCCCGGTGGTGTGGGGCTCGGTGCCCGAGCGCGGCGACGCGGTGCGCATCGAAGGCTGGCGGCCGTACGTCGCCCAGGAGGGCCAGACGGTGTTCCGCTGGGCCACCACCGCGTTGGCGCCGCTGGCCGTGCAGGCGTGCGAGCGGGCCGGGGTCGACCCCTCCGAGCTGGCCGCGTTCGTCCCGCACCAGGCCAACTCCCGAATCATCGACGGGATCGCCAAGCGGCTGAACATCCCGCAGGCGATCATCGCCAAGGACATCGTCGAGTCCGGCAACACCTCGGCGGCCAGCATCCCGCTGGCGCTGTCCAAGCTCGTCGAGCGGCGCGAGGTGACCTCGGGTGCGCCGGTGCTGCTGTTCGGCTTCGGCGGGGGCCTGACCTATGCCGGTCAGGTCGTCCGCTGCCCCTGA
- a CDS encoding PucR family transcriptional regulator, translating into MVGLPVRHRRLLTLSPSPVGAHPTCSVTVLAASDGPCGAYPGRPAGAPATPAVEVQVRTCQARPVSESGGTDLTATLRRIERAAGALATASVARMDDTLPWFRELPADQRSWVMLVAQAGARSLVQWLRSGSGTGEGTQEVSDEVFATAPQALARSITLQQTVALIKVTIDVVEEQVGELAAPGEEPQLREAVLRFSREIAFAAARVYARAAESRGSWDARLQALLVDALLRGDSPDVLASRAAALGWTDAPPVSVAVGPSPGGEVSVVLHTVYRQARRIGVEVIGGVHGDRLVIVLGGAADPVAATGKLLTAFGEGPVVVGPAVPSLDEATESARAALAGYRAAPAWPAAPRPVHAGDLLPERALAGDAEARRRLRHDVYAVLVRAGGELLETLDAFFAAGGTLESAARALYVHPNTVRYRLRRISDVTGFSPLAPRDAFALRVALTVGRLDPVGPTPTLAPPIGKRSQSGDDQHQSL; encoded by the coding sequence GTGGTCGGCCTCCCCGTACGCCATCGGCGTCTCCTCACCCTCTCGCCCTCACCCGTCGGCGCCCACCCGACGTGCTCTGTCACCGTACTGGCCGCATCCGACGGGCCGTGCGGCGCGTACCCCGGTCGGCCCGCCGGGGCGCCGGCGACGCCTGCCGTCGAGGTCCAGGTGAGGACATGTCAGGCTAGGCCGGTGAGCGAGTCGGGCGGGACGGACCTGACGGCCACGCTGCGCCGGATCGAACGGGCCGCCGGGGCGCTGGCCACCGCGAGCGTGGCCCGGATGGACGACACCCTGCCCTGGTTCCGGGAACTGCCGGCCGACCAGCGCTCGTGGGTGATGCTCGTGGCCCAGGCCGGCGCCCGGTCCCTGGTCCAGTGGTTGCGCTCCGGCAGCGGAACGGGCGAGGGCACCCAGGAGGTGTCCGACGAGGTGTTCGCCACCGCACCGCAGGCCCTGGCCCGCTCGATCACCCTCCAGCAGACCGTCGCACTGATCAAGGTCACGATCGACGTGGTGGAGGAGCAGGTCGGCGAGCTCGCCGCCCCGGGCGAGGAGCCGCAGTTGCGCGAGGCGGTGTTGCGGTTCTCCCGGGAGATCGCTTTCGCCGCCGCCCGGGTGTACGCCCGGGCCGCCGAGTCTCGCGGCTCCTGGGACGCCCGCCTCCAGGCACTGCTGGTGGACGCGCTGCTGCGCGGCGACTCCCCGGACGTGCTGGCCAGCCGCGCCGCCGCGCTCGGCTGGACGGACGCACCACCGGTGTCGGTGGCGGTCGGTCCCTCCCCCGGCGGCGAGGTCTCCGTCGTGCTGCACACCGTCTACCGGCAGGCCCGGCGGATCGGGGTCGAGGTCATCGGCGGTGTGCACGGCGACCGCCTGGTGATCGTGCTCGGCGGGGCGGCCGACCCGGTCGCGGCGACCGGCAAGCTGCTGACCGCCTTCGGCGAGGGGCCGGTGGTCGTCGGTCCGGCGGTGCCGAGCCTGGACGAGGCCACCGAGTCCGCCCGGGCGGCGCTCGCCGGGTACCGGGCGGCGCCGGCCTGGCCCGCCGCGCCCCGGCCGGTCCACGCCGGCGACCTGCTGCCCGAGCGGGCTCTCGCCGGCGACGCCGAGGCCCGCCGGCGGCTGCGTCACGACGTGTACGCGGTGCTGGTCCGGGCCGGTGGTGAGCTGCTGGAGACGCTGGACGCCTTCTTTGCCGCGGGCGGCACGCTGGAGAGCGCCGCCCGGGCGCTGTACGTGCATCCGAACACCGTTCGCTACCGGCTGCGGCGGATCTCCGACGTCACCGGATTCAGCCCGCTGGCCCCCCGGGACGCCTTCGCGCTCCGGGTCGCACTGACCGTCGGCCGGCTGGACCCGGTGGGACCGACCCCGACATTGGCCCCACCCATCGGTAAAAGATCACAGAGCGGCGATGATCAGCACCAATCTTTGTAG
- the gltX gene encoding glutamate--tRNA ligase, whose translation MTVRVRFAPSPTGMFHVGGARSALQNWIYAKQQGGVFVLRIEDTDAARNKPEWTEGILSALDWIGIERSSYEGPYFQSSYADEHRAAARRLHDSGRAYYCDCTREAVQARTGSQYTGYDGYCRDRGLPPGEGRALRFRTPDEGSTVVTDLIRGEPTFENRLIEDFVIARGDGSPVFLLANVVDDMTMGITHVIRAEEHLPNTPKQQLLWDALGVKPPVWAHVPVVVNEKRQKLSKRRDKVALEAYRDEGYLAAAMRNYLMLLGWAPSGDREIVPWPVIEEEFRLAEVNPSPAFFDEKKLRAFNGEYIRALPVEEFVEVCQPWLTGTGTIAPPPWRPEEFDPAAFAAVAPLAQTRIAVLSEIVPNVDFLFVASPLIDEAAWAKAMKAGSAELLDDAIAAFETIESWDAETLKATLEAVGAARGLKLGKAQAPVRVAVTGRTVGLPLFESLEVLGPERALTRMRAARVRLI comes from the coding sequence GTGACGGTACGTGTGCGCTTCGCCCCTTCCCCGACCGGCATGTTCCACGTCGGTGGTGCCCGCTCGGCGCTGCAGAACTGGATCTACGCCAAGCAGCAGGGCGGGGTGTTCGTGCTGCGCATCGAGGACACCGACGCGGCGCGCAACAAGCCGGAGTGGACCGAGGGCATCCTGTCGGCGCTGGACTGGATCGGCATCGAGCGGAGCAGCTACGAGGGCCCCTACTTCCAGTCCTCCTACGCCGACGAGCATCGCGCCGCCGCGCGGCGACTGCACGACTCGGGCCGGGCGTACTACTGCGACTGCACCCGGGAGGCGGTGCAGGCCCGCACCGGCTCCCAGTACACCGGCTACGACGGCTACTGCCGCGACCGGGGGCTGCCGCCCGGCGAGGGCCGGGCCCTGCGTTTCCGCACCCCGGACGAGGGTTCGACGGTGGTCACCGACCTGATCCGGGGTGAGCCGACCTTCGAGAACAGGCTCATCGAGGACTTCGTCATCGCCCGGGGCGACGGCTCGCCGGTGTTCCTGCTGGCCAACGTGGTGGACGACATGACGATGGGGATCACCCACGTGATCCGGGCCGAGGAGCACCTGCCCAACACCCCGAAGCAACAACTGCTCTGGGACGCGCTCGGGGTGAAACCACCGGTCTGGGCACACGTGCCGGTGGTGGTGAACGAGAAGCGGCAGAAGCTGTCCAAGCGCCGCGACAAGGTCGCCCTGGAGGCGTACCGGGACGAGGGCTACCTCGCCGCGGCGATGCGCAACTACCTGATGCTGCTCGGCTGGGCACCCTCGGGCGATCGGGAGATCGTGCCCTGGCCGGTCATCGAGGAGGAGTTCCGGCTGGCGGAGGTCAACCCGTCACCGGCCTTCTTCGACGAGAAGAAGCTGCGCGCGTTCAACGGGGAGTACATCCGGGCGCTCCCGGTCGAGGAGTTCGTCGAGGTCTGCCAGCCGTGGCTGACCGGCACCGGCACCATCGCACCGCCACCCTGGCGGCCGGAGGAGTTCGACCCGGCCGCGTTCGCCGCCGTGGCGCCACTGGCACAGACCCGGATCGCGGTGCTCAGCGAGATCGTGCCGAATGTCGACTTCCTCTTCGTCGCCTCGCCGCTGATCGACGAGGCAGCCTGGGCCAAGGCGATGAAGGCAGGCTCGGCCGAGCTGCTGGACGACGCCATCGCCGCCTTCGAGACCATCGAGTCGTGGGACGCTGAGACGCTCAAGGCCACCCTTGAGGCGGTCGGCGCGGCGCGCGGCCTCAAGCTCGGCAAGGCCCAGGCGCCGGTACGCGTCGCGGTCACCGGACGCACCGTCGGGTTGCCGCTGTTCGAGTCGCTGGAGGTGCTCGGCCCCGAGCGCGCCCTGACCCGGATGCGCGCCGCCCGGGTACGCCTGATCTGA
- a CDS encoding MFS transporter yields the protein MTTVDPTPTSLPAALAEPSLPVRRGWIALLFAANLGVWMAFFTPIQVLLPQQLGQIAPANKETMLAVVTGFGALAAVLANPLAGALSDRTCLRLGRWEFGRRHVWTLGGAVLGALALVLLAQASSVVGVAVGWVAAQVCFNAMLASLTAAVPDRVPVTQRGGVSGWVGIPQALGLVLGVVLVTAVVTGTAAGYLAIAAAVLLFALPFALRTTDDPLPRAHRPSLRGLLAGMWVSPRRYPDFGWAWITRFLVQLGNALGTLYLLYFLTDEVRVADPEGGLLVLILLYTAGLMATTVVAGRLSDRSGKRKIFVIAAGVVIAVAALLLAAAPTWPMAVAAAVLLGAGYGVYLSVDAALITQVLPRATDRAKDLGVINIANSAPQVLGPAISAPIVVYLGGYPALYATTAAVTLLGSVLVLKIRSVP from the coding sequence GTGACCACCGTCGACCCCACCCCGACGTCGCTGCCGGCCGCGCTCGCCGAGCCGAGCCTGCCGGTCCGGCGGGGCTGGATCGCGCTGCTGTTCGCCGCCAACCTCGGCGTCTGGATGGCCTTCTTCACCCCGATCCAGGTGCTGCTGCCACAGCAGCTCGGGCAGATCGCGCCGGCGAACAAGGAGACCATGCTGGCGGTGGTCACCGGATTCGGCGCCCTGGCCGCGGTGCTCGCCAACCCGCTCGCCGGCGCCCTGTCGGACCGGACCTGCCTGCGCCTGGGCCGGTGGGAGTTCGGCCGCCGGCACGTCTGGACCCTCGGCGGTGCGGTGCTCGGCGCGCTGGCGCTGGTGCTGCTCGCGCAGGCGAGCAGCGTCGTAGGGGTGGCGGTCGGCTGGGTCGCCGCGCAGGTCTGCTTCAACGCGATGCTGGCCAGCCTGACCGCCGCCGTGCCGGACCGGGTCCCGGTCACGCAGCGCGGCGGCGTCTCCGGCTGGGTCGGCATCCCCCAGGCGCTGGGGCTGGTCCTCGGCGTCGTGCTGGTCACGGCGGTGGTCACCGGCACCGCCGCCGGCTACCTGGCCATCGCCGCGGCCGTGCTGCTGTTCGCGCTGCCGTTCGCCCTGCGTACGACCGACGACCCACTGCCACGCGCGCACCGCCCGTCGCTGCGGGGCCTGCTCGCGGGGATGTGGGTGTCACCGCGCCGGTACCCGGACTTCGGCTGGGCCTGGATCACCCGGTTCCTGGTCCAGCTCGGCAACGCCCTCGGCACCCTGTACCTGCTCTACTTCCTCACCGACGAGGTGCGGGTGGCCGACCCCGAGGGTGGGCTGCTGGTGCTGATCTTGCTCTACACCGCCGGGTTGATGGCCACCACGGTGGTAGCCGGGCGACTCTCGGACCGCTCCGGCAAGCGGAAGATCTTCGTGATCGCCGCCGGGGTGGTGATCGCGGTGGCGGCACTGCTGCTGGCCGCGGCGCCCACCTGGCCGATGGCGGTGGCCGCCGCGGTGCTGCTCGGCGCCGGCTACGGGGTGTACCTGTCGGTCGACGCCGCCCTGATCACCCAGGTGCTACCGAGGGCCACCGACCGGGCCAAGGATCTCGGCGTGATCAACATCGCCAACTCGGCGCCGCAGGTGCTCGGCCCGGCCATCTCCGCGCCGATCGTGGTGTACCTGGGGGGCTACCCGGCGCTGTACGCGACCACCGCCGCGGTGACCCTGCTCGGCAGCGTCCTGGTCCTGAAGATCCGCTCGGTGCCCTGA
- a CDS encoding GH1 family beta-glucosidase, whose amino-acid sequence MPTAPMPEFPTGFRWGVSTSAYQIEGAARTGGRGPSIWDTFAGSPGRIIDGSTGDVACDHYHRYAEDVALMAGLGVTAYRFSIAWPRVLPTGTGTVNPVGLDFYERLVDELLDHGIDPVATLFHWDLPQTLEDAGGWLNRDTAHRFADYADLMAARLGDRVKLWITLNEPFIHMSLGHGMGVHAPGRMLLFDAFPVAHHQLLGHGLAVAALRAGSTSQVAIANNYSPVRTVGGSRPDATAAAAYEALHNRLFTDPLLGRGYPPELGFDTTVVRDGDLDVIAAPIDVLGVNYYHPTAVRAPEEGAPLPFDLVPLTGYPRTAFDWPVVPEGLHELLGWLHRRYGADLPPVQITESGCAYDDAPDAAGRVHDPERIDYLDGHLRAVRAAIDDGIDVTGYFVWSLLDNWEWAEGLTKRFGLVHVDFGSGHRTPKSSYAWLRDVIATARPEPVR is encoded by the coding sequence ATGCCGACCGCACCGATGCCCGAGTTCCCCACCGGATTTCGCTGGGGTGTCTCCACGTCCGCGTACCAGATCGAGGGCGCCGCCCGGACCGGCGGACGCGGCCCGTCCATCTGGGACACCTTCGCCGGCTCACCCGGTCGGATCATCGACGGCAGCACCGGCGACGTGGCCTGCGACCACTACCACCGGTACGCCGAGGACGTCGCCCTGATGGCCGGGCTGGGCGTCACCGCGTACCGCTTCTCGATCGCCTGGCCCCGGGTGCTGCCGACCGGCACCGGTACGGTCAACCCCGTCGGGCTGGACTTCTACGAACGGCTGGTCGACGAACTGCTCGACCACGGCATCGACCCCGTCGCCACCCTCTTCCACTGGGACCTCCCCCAGACGCTGGAGGACGCCGGCGGCTGGCTGAACCGCGACACCGCACACCGTTTCGCCGACTACGCCGACCTGATGGCGGCCCGCCTCGGCGACCGGGTCAAGCTCTGGATCACCCTCAACGAGCCGTTCATCCACATGAGCCTCGGGCACGGCATGGGCGTACACGCGCCGGGCCGGATGCTGCTCTTCGACGCCTTCCCGGTGGCCCACCACCAACTACTCGGCCACGGTCTCGCGGTCGCCGCGCTGCGCGCCGGCAGCACCAGCCAGGTCGCCATCGCCAACAACTACTCGCCGGTGCGTACCGTCGGCGGCAGCCGGCCCGACGCCACCGCGGCGGCGGCCTACGAGGCGCTGCACAACCGGCTGTTCACCGACCCGCTGCTCGGCCGTGGGTACCCGCCCGAGCTGGGCTTCGACACCACCGTGGTGCGCGACGGCGACCTCGACGTGATCGCCGCCCCGATCGACGTGCTCGGCGTCAACTACTACCACCCCACCGCCGTACGCGCGCCCGAGGAGGGCGCCCCGCTCCCCTTCGACCTGGTGCCGCTCACCGGCTACCCGCGTACCGCCTTCGACTGGCCGGTGGTCCCGGAGGGGCTGCACGAACTGCTCGGCTGGCTGCACCGCCGCTACGGGGCGGACCTGCCGCCGGTGCAGATCACCGAGAGCGGCTGCGCCTACGACGACGCGCCGGACGCCGCCGGGCGGGTGCACGACCCGGAGCGGATCGACTACCTGGACGGCCACCTGCGGGCGGTCCGGGCCGCGATCGACGACGGAATCGACGTGACCGGCTACTTCGTCTGGTCCCTGCTGGACAACTGGGAGTGGGCCGAGGGCCTCACCAAACGCTTCGGCCTCGTCCACGTCGACTTCGGCAGCGGACACCGCACGCCCAAGTCGTCGTACGCCTGGTTGCGGGACGTGATCGCCACGGCCCGGCCGGAACCGGTCCGGTGA